One genomic region from Halodesulfovibrio sp. MK-HDV encodes:
- a CDS encoding c-type cytochrome codes for MMKKVAVCFAICSFLLVCASLSVASGTAGEPLYKSCAGCHGQSGETMALGVGKPLKGQTANQVLEKLNGYADGTYGGSKKSIMVGIAKRMKEEDRVKVSEYISTF; via the coding sequence ATGATGAAGAAAGTGGCAGTCTGTTTTGCAATTTGTAGTTTCCTGTTGGTCTGTGCTTCCCTCAGTGTTGCAAGTGGTACCGCCGGTGAACCGCTGTATAAATCATGCGCTGGATGTCATGGGCAGTCAGGTGAAACAATGGCTCTTGGTGTAGGCAAGCCGCTAAAAGGCCAGACCGCTAATCAAGTTCTTGAAAAGCTAAACGGATACGCTGACGGTACATACGGTGGTTCTAAAAAAAGCATCATGGTCGGTATTGCTAAGCGTATGAAAGAAGAAGACCGCGTTAAAGTGTCCGAATACATTAGTACATTTTAG
- a CDS encoding 4Fe-4S dicluster domain-containing protein, whose product MRRVYPNKDVCIGCHICEVACLTAHSASQDVVIAANEETVTGLQPCKAVYDKGQISVALSCRHCDSPSCVSACISGALYKDQETGRTCYDEEQCVGCWSCLMACPYGAVRRNVTKGKIIKCDLCEGRDMPACVEACPNGALVFESR is encoded by the coding sequence ATGCGTAGAGTTTATCCAAATAAAGATGTCTGTATTGGCTGCCATATTTGTGAAGTTGCCTGCTTAACAGCACATTCCGCTAGTCAGGATGTTGTTATCGCCGCTAATGAAGAAACGGTGACAGGTTTACAGCCATGTAAGGCAGTATACGACAAGGGTCAGATCTCTGTAGCTCTCAGTTGTCGTCATTGTGACAGCCCATCTTGTGTATCCGCCTGTATTTCCGGCGCGTTATACAAAGATCAGGAAACAGGCCGCACTTGTTATGATGAAGAACAGTGTGTTGGTTGCTGGTCATGTCTGATGGCATGCCCTTACGGCGCGGTTCGCCGCAATGTTACTAAGGGTAAGATTATTAAATGTGACTTGTGTGAAGGCCGCGACATGCCAGCATGTGTGGAAGCCTGTCCTAACGGCGCACTGGTTTTCGAATCTCGCTGA
- the secF gene encoding protein translocase subunit SecF, with translation MGLSIIKPNSKIDFIGLRKYSVILSLALLLLGLGSLILHGGPKYGIDFSGGVLAQVRFDSAVQPQEIKDSLASAKLQGLSVQRFGDGDTEYLLRISSVGEVDKRLPEILKAQFGQSMPNNTFSIERLDMVGPKIGADLRSAALEALYFAVLLIAIYISGRFEQRWFTAGIMAAGLASGMYLLDLMGTPKQLQVLIAMLLTLGICWKLKLNFALGAVIALIHDVLITVGILSLLGKEFDLTIVAALLTIVGYSLNDTIIVFDRIRENIFQRTAPTYGEVINKAVNQTLSRTLLTSCTTMLVLVSLFLFGGGIIHDFALTLLVGVTVGTYSSIFVASPVLYAFSPNEIPEEEVESHNHADGTV, from the coding sequence ATGGGTCTGAGCATTATTAAACCAAACAGCAAGATTGATTTCATCGGACTGCGTAAATATTCAGTTATATTGTCCCTTGCGCTCCTTTTGCTTGGCCTTGGCTCCCTCATCCTTCACGGCGGCCCTAAGTACGGCATCGACTTTTCCGGTGGTGTACTTGCACAGGTTCGTTTTGACAGCGCAGTGCAGCCTCAGGAAATTAAAGACAGTCTCGCAAGTGCTAAACTTCAGGGACTTTCTGTACAGCGTTTTGGCGACGGTGATACCGAATACCTTTTGCGTATCTCTTCTGTTGGTGAAGTAGACAAGCGTCTTCCAGAGATTCTGAAAGCGCAGTTCGGTCAAAGTATGCCGAACAATACATTCTCCATTGAACGCCTCGATATGGTTGGTCCAAAGATTGGTGCTGACCTTCGTTCCGCAGCTTTAGAAGCGTTGTACTTTGCAGTACTTCTTATCGCTATCTATATCTCCGGTCGATTCGAGCAACGCTGGTTTACCGCGGGCATCATGGCCGCAGGACTTGCCTCCGGTATGTACCTTCTCGACTTGATGGGTACTCCGAAGCAGTTGCAGGTTCTCATCGCTATGCTGCTTACGCTTGGTATTTGCTGGAAGCTGAAGCTCAATTTCGCACTCGGTGCGGTTATTGCGCTTATTCACGACGTTCTTATTACCGTCGGGATTCTTTCCCTTCTCGGTAAAGAGTTTGACCTGACCATCGTAGCAGCATTGCTTACCATCGTTGGTTACTCTCTTAACGATACTATTATCGTATTTGACCGTATCCGTGAGAACATCTTCCAGCGTACCGCACCAACTTACGGTGAAGTAATTAACAAGGCTGTTAACCAGACCTTGAGCCGTACGTTGCTGACTTCCTGTACTACAATGTTGGTATTGGTTTCTCTCTTCCTTTTCGGTGGTGGAATTATTCACGACTTTGCACTGACACTTCTTGTTGGTGTAACTGTTGGTACTTATTCCTCCATCTTCGTTGCAAGCCCAGTGCTTTACGCATTCAGCCCGAACGAAATTCCGGAGGAAGAAGTGGAATCCCACAACCATGCAGATGGTACTGTGTAA
- a CDS encoding SCO family protein produces the protein MSVFKQRGFIRILRFAVIAAFALFLLVSLSRAEEPVQKPNQSTEAQSPLQDSSDHMNHSAPANSPSTDSPQKMNDQSSQMHDVHSGSDATDNAGHSLHINTKNREGSVLPPNDGSVPDMSGHVHPTPAPDSVEAGVTERLGETITTPIYFTDSTGKRVDIRSLMTSPVLIAPVYYSCPGVCHILMSSIAGVLPSVRLSPDKDYRIIMVSFDELDTPELAAKKKKNFMHALHAADPSFPPDAWKFLTGDKQSIDTLMGEIGFRFKRIGKDFVHPVILVAVSPEGRITRYLYGTNILPFDVTMALTESETDTPLFSVQRIAQLCFSYDPKGKKYVFDTMKIAGFGVIGFVVILALILSFGGKKKRKKKREE, from the coding sequence GTGTCAGTATTTAAACAACGCGGTTTTATACGAATATTACGCTTTGCTGTGATTGCAGCCTTTGCTTTGTTTCTTCTTGTCAGTCTTTCCCGTGCTGAGGAGCCTGTTCAGAAACCGAATCAAAGCACTGAAGCGCAAAGTCCATTGCAAGACTCTTCCGATCATATGAATCATTCAGCACCAGCTAATTCACCATCAACGGATTCACCACAAAAGATGAATGATCAGAGTTCGCAGATGCATGATGTACACTCTGGTTCTGATGCCACCGATAACGCAGGGCATTCCCTGCACATAAACACGAAGAATCGTGAAGGCAGTGTATTGCCGCCAAATGATGGTTCCGTGCCGGATATGTCCGGTCATGTGCATCCAACGCCAGCGCCAGATTCTGTTGAAGCAGGAGTTACAGAGCGTCTTGGTGAAACCATAACAACACCAATCTATTTTACAGATTCCACAGGCAAGCGGGTCGACATTCGTTCACTAATGACATCACCCGTACTTATTGCGCCTGTGTACTATTCCTGCCCGGGCGTTTGTCATATTCTTATGAGCTCCATTGCCGGAGTGCTGCCTAGTGTGCGCCTTAGTCCGGATAAAGATTACCGGATAATTATGGTAAGTTTTGATGAATTGGACACACCGGAGCTGGCAGCAAAGAAGAAGAAAAATTTTATGCATGCACTGCATGCAGCTGACCCATCCTTCCCACCGGATGCATGGAAATTTCTTACTGGCGATAAACAAAGCATCGATACGTTAATGGGCGAGATCGGCTTTAGGTTTAAGCGTATCGGTAAAGACTTTGTGCATCCGGTTATTCTTGTGGCCGTGTCGCCTGAAGGAAGGATTACCCGCTATCTTTACGGCACTAATATTCTTCCATTTGATGTGACTATGGCGTTAACAGAAAGTGAAACAGACACGCCGCTGTTCTCTGTTCAACGCATAGCGCAGCTCTGCTTTTCTTATGATCCTAAGGGCAAAAAGTATGTCTTTGATACAATGAAAATTGCCGGATTCGGTGTGATCGGATTTGTTGTAATTCTTGCGTTGATTCTGTCCTTCGGGGGCAAGAAGAAACGGAAAAAGAAACGTGAAGAGTAA
- a CDS encoding MBL fold metallo-hydrolase yields MKGVKFMGVTVFCAAMVAVVALAAIRYKENTLVNPCEKLTTYSKLAGDPAEIIYDKEKQIIEPFAYFDDLYYVGLAWVGAYLLDTGDGLILIDTLHDPYVQVGQSNIKKLGFSPKDIKYVIVTHGHFAHVGGAACYHNKYGAKVIMTDAAHRKTKLDRNQKDFPITAPTVSRYVSDGDVLTLGDKTIKFYETPGHSKGALSLEFTVKDRGKEYTAFMLGGVGVYSRKPEGFDEFIATVNRVIGIVKDDNVTVGVIGHPMTANDLIKVGPSLSKRPNGQPHPFVDQKAYLEWLAKLKRDTEMKKKELLEDEKAGETATL; encoded by the coding sequence ATGAAGGGCGTAAAGTTTATGGGGGTAACAGTCTTCTGTGCAGCGATGGTCGCCGTGGTGGCGCTGGCTGCAATACGATACAAAGAGAATACTCTGGTTAACCCCTGTGAAAAGTTGACTACCTATTCCAAGCTGGCTGGCGACCCTGCCGAGATTATCTACGATAAAGAGAAACAAATTATTGAGCCGTTCGCATACTTTGATGATCTGTATTATGTGGGACTTGCATGGGTAGGGGCGTATCTGTTGGATACCGGCGATGGATTGATTCTGATAGACACGTTGCACGACCCCTATGTTCAGGTCGGTCAGAGCAACATAAAAAAACTAGGCTTCTCACCTAAAGACATAAAGTATGTGATTGTAACTCACGGACACTTTGCGCACGTGGGAGGGGCTGCATGCTACCATAATAAGTACGGCGCAAAAGTCATAATGACTGATGCCGCGCATAGGAAAACAAAGCTAGATCGAAATCAGAAAGATTTTCCGATAACGGCTCCAACGGTAAGTCGTTACGTGTCTGATGGGGACGTACTTACTCTTGGTGATAAGACTATTAAATTTTACGAAACTCCCGGCCATTCAAAAGGTGCTTTGTCATTAGAGTTTACGGTGAAGGATCGCGGGAAAGAATATACTGCTTTCATGCTTGGTGGCGTAGGTGTTTATTCTAGAAAACCAGAGGGTTTTGACGAATTTATTGCCACAGTGAACCGTGTCATAGGTATTGTTAAAGATGACAACGTTACTGTGGGTGTGATTGGGCATCCGATGACAGCTAATGACCTTATTAAGGTTGGACCTTCACTTTCAAAACGTCCGAACGGGCAACCGCATCCCTTTGTTGACCAGAAAGCCTATTTAGAGTGGCTGGCTAAGCTTAAAAGGGACACGGAAATGAAAAAGAAGGAACTGTTAGAAGATGAAAAGGCAGGGGAAACAGCTACTTTGTAG
- a CDS encoding NAD(P)/FAD-dependent oxidoreductase has product MSYVIVGNGVASVGAIEGIRKVDKTTPILVISEEDTPTYGRPLISYFLAGKISLERVNLRPDEFYVKNNVEVKLDTRVAAIDKAAKTITTEAGEQIEYKQLLLATGGVPFMPPLKGIEGSGVYNFTTLNHAHMLLELSKRIHRVVVIGGGLIGLKAAEALRYNGLSTAIVELGSRVLSAAFDDVAGGLVAQRLEEKGIAIRCGTTVEEILRTEQGEVIGVRLANGQKLACEAVVVAIGVVPSLTLAKDAGIAVNRGIKVDDNMCSSADGVYAAGDVAEAPDMIAQEARVTPIWPNAFSQGYHAGLNMASEDASPHPGGLPMNAISFYGLPTASLGHVNPAEDEGCEVFTELDEENGSYRKLIFRDEKLIGYVLVGEVDFAGLYTGFVRFGLDITPDVKDELIAGQPSALLWPEEEFDTKWTPAAE; this is encoded by the coding sequence ATGTCGTATGTCATAGTTGGAAACGGTGTCGCGTCTGTCGGAGCTATCGAGGGGATTCGTAAAGTTGATAAAACAACTCCGATCCTTGTTATAAGTGAAGAAGATACTCCTACATATGGACGTCCGCTGATTTCATATTTTCTTGCAGGAAAAATCAGTCTTGAAAGAGTAAATCTTCGACCTGATGAATTCTACGTAAAGAACAACGTTGAAGTTAAGCTAGACACCCGTGTGGCTGCCATTGATAAAGCAGCTAAGACCATTACCACTGAAGCCGGAGAGCAGATTGAATACAAACAGCTCTTACTGGCAACAGGCGGTGTACCTTTTATGCCTCCACTTAAAGGCATAGAAGGCAGCGGAGTATATAACTTTACTACGCTGAACCACGCACACATGCTGTTGGAACTTTCTAAAAGAATCCACAGAGTTGTCGTTATCGGTGGTGGGCTTATCGGTCTTAAGGCCGCAGAAGCACTGCGTTACAACGGTCTTTCCACTGCTATTGTTGAACTTGGAAGCCGCGTGCTTTCCGCAGCGTTCGATGATGTAGCCGGTGGCCTTGTAGCTCAAAGGCTCGAAGAAAAAGGTATCGCTATTCGTTGCGGTACTACTGTGGAAGAAATTCTGCGTACAGAGCAGGGCGAAGTTATTGGCGTACGTCTTGCCAATGGTCAGAAACTGGCTTGTGAAGCCGTTGTTGTTGCCATTGGTGTTGTGCCAAGCCTTACCCTTGCTAAGGATGCCGGAATTGCTGTGAACAGAGGCATCAAAGTTGATGACAATATGTGTTCCAGCGCAGATGGCGTATACGCCGCAGGTGACGTTGCTGAAGCACCTGATATGATTGCTCAGGAAGCCAGAGTTACACCAATCTGGCCTAACGCATTCAGTCAGGGCTACCACGCTGGCCTTAATATGGCGAGCGAGGACGCATCTCCGCATCCTGGCGGCTTACCAATGAACGCAATTTCTTTCTACGGGCTGCCAACAGCCTCTCTTGGTCATGTTAATCCGGCAGAAGACGAGGGTTGCGAAGTCTTTACCGAACTTGACGAAGAAAACGGATCATATCGTAAGCTGATTTTCCGTGATGAAAAGCTGATTGGCTATGTGCTTGTGGGAGAGGTCGATTTTGCAGGGTTGTACACCGGTTTTGTTCGCTTCGGTTTGGATATTACTCCAGACGTGAAAGACGAGCTTATCGCAGGTCAACCATCTGCACTGCTCTGGCCGGAAGAAGAATTTGATACAAAGTGGACCCCTGCTGCTGAGTAG
- a CDS encoding glutamine amidotransferase family protein, with the protein MKAPKDFWHFDKDISGCGVFGVIDKKKKLIPGTMPIDAMATMHDRGNGLGGGFAAYGIYPEHADLYAFHLMCDDQAGLDRAEEIIKQYFDIKISEPIPTRKVLAITESPLMWRFFLSPKAERPKWQDVGEDDYVVNIVMHINNRVPGAFVFSSGKDMGAFKGVGFPEDIAEFFKLEEYSGHMWTGHNRFPTNTPGWWGGAHPFTLLDWAIVHNGEISSYGINRRYLCQHDYECNMMTDTEVVAYLLDLLIRKHGLSHEMACKVFAPPFWDEIERMPKDEREAYEALRMVYGPAMLNGPFAILVTDKNGMMGLNDRVKLRPLVIGEKDDMVFMSSEESSIREVCRDLDRVWAPKAGEPVIVKLED; encoded by the coding sequence ATGAAAGCTCCCAAAGATTTTTGGCATTTTGATAAAGACATCTCAGGTTGTGGTGTCTTCGGGGTAATTGATAAGAAGAAAAAACTGATACCTGGTACTATGCCGATCGATGCAATGGCAACAATGCACGATCGCGGTAACGGTCTTGGTGGTGGTTTTGCTGCATATGGTATTTATCCTGAGCATGCAGATTTGTATGCCTTCCACCTGATGTGTGATGATCAGGCAGGCCTTGACCGCGCTGAAGAGATTATCAAACAGTACTTTGATATTAAGATTTCTGAGCCGATTCCAACCCGTAAGGTGTTAGCCATTACAGAATCCCCGCTTATGTGGCGCTTCTTCCTTTCTCCAAAGGCAGAACGTCCGAAGTGGCAGGATGTTGGTGAAGATGATTACGTAGTAAACATCGTCATGCACATTAACAACAGAGTGCCGGGTGCTTTTGTATTCTCCAGTGGTAAAGACATGGGAGCGTTCAAGGGTGTTGGTTTTCCAGAAGACATCGCAGAGTTCTTCAAATTAGAAGAATACAGCGGCCATATGTGGACTGGTCATAACCGTTTCCCGACTAACACTCCGGGCTGGTGGGGCGGCGCACATCCGTTTACCCTGCTGGACTGGGCGATTGTTCATAACGGAGAGATTTCCTCTTACGGTATTAACAGACGCTACCTGTGTCAGCACGATTATGAATGTAACATGATGACGGATACCGAAGTTGTAGCATACTTGCTCGACCTTCTTATCCGTAAGCACGGTCTTTCTCATGAAATGGCATGTAAAGTTTTTGCACCGCCTTTCTGGGATGAAATTGAGCGTATGCCGAAAGATGAACGTGAAGCGTATGAAGCGCTGCGTATGGTCTACGGCCCGGCAATGCTCAACGGCCCGTTTGCTATCCTCGTAACCGACAAAAACGGCATGATGGGACTTAACGACCGCGTTAAGCTTCGTCCGCTTGTCATCGGTGAAAAGGACGATATGGTATTCATGTCCAGTGAAGAGAGCTCCATCCGTGAAGTTTGTCGAGATCTCGACAGAGTATGGGCACCAAAAGCCGGCGAGCCGGTGATTGTGAAACTGGAGGACTAG
- the secD gene encoding protein translocase subunit SecD: MREGLRWRLLVAIFVLVVGVVYALPSIPAIGTSPIKKFLPEEKVSLGLDLQGGIHLVLGVDVDKALSTNLSLMGQDIRTVAREDKIFILQPRLVQGEKLEFVLLKSSQKEALDALLEKSFNRLDAESTVLDNKKVRYTLTYTPEYRKYVADLTLDQAVKTIRNRVDQFGVAEPDIRKQQDYRIQVQLPGLTDTERAIKIIGKTAHLEFKMVREGVDPAKAAKGIVPPGTEAMQQMHRNPDGTYSESVIVLNKNAALTGDTISDARVAYDKFNKPYVAITFNSSGSRRFEELTGENVKKRMAIVLDGKVYSAPVIQEKIRGGRASISGSFTTEEAHDLAIVLRAGSLPAPVKILEERSVGPSLGQESIDQGITATLIGGALVMIFMMIYYGFSGVIANVVLLMNIVFIVAGLAAFGATLTLPGIAGIILTLGMAVDANVIIFERIREELRRGLTPFKAVDEGFSSATLTIFDANVTTLLAAIILYQFGTGPIRGFAVTLSLGILASMFTAIFCARIIFGLWINGKPGRKLSI; encoded by the coding sequence ATGAGAGAGGGGTTGCGATGGAGATTACTGGTCGCGATTTTTGTGCTCGTAGTTGGCGTAGTATACGCTCTACCAAGCATTCCAGCGATCGGAACATCCCCAATCAAAAAGTTCTTACCTGAAGAAAAGGTCAGCCTTGGCCTTGACCTGCAGGGTGGTATCCACCTTGTTCTCGGTGTAGATGTTGATAAGGCGCTTTCCACTAATCTTTCCCTTATGGGGCAGGATATTCGCACAGTAGCACGCGAAGATAAAATTTTCATTTTACAGCCGCGTCTTGTGCAGGGCGAAAAGCTTGAGTTTGTACTTCTTAAGTCTTCACAGAAAGAAGCTCTTGATGCTTTGCTTGAAAAAAGCTTCAACCGTTTAGATGCGGAATCTACCGTTCTTGATAACAAAAAAGTTCGTTACACACTGACCTACACACCGGAATACAGAAAATACGTGGCTGATCTTACTTTGGATCAGGCTGTAAAAACTATCCGTAACCGTGTTGACCAGTTCGGCGTTGCCGAGCCGGATATCCGTAAGCAGCAGGACTACCGTATTCAGGTACAGCTCCCTGGTCTTACTGATACCGAGCGTGCAATTAAGATTATCGGTAAAACCGCGCACCTCGAATTTAAAATGGTTCGTGAAGGGGTAGACCCTGCAAAAGCTGCTAAAGGCATTGTTCCTCCGGGGACAGAAGCTATGCAGCAGATGCATCGCAATCCTGACGGAACTTATTCTGAGTCTGTTATTGTTCTGAACAAAAACGCAGCACTCACAGGTGACACCATCTCTGATGCGCGCGTTGCGTACGACAAGTTCAACAAGCCATATGTTGCTATTACTTTCAATAGCAGCGGTTCACGTCGTTTTGAAGAGCTTACTGGCGAGAACGTAAAAAAACGTATGGCTATCGTACTTGATGGCAAAGTTTATTCCGCACCAGTAATTCAGGAAAAAATTCGCGGTGGCCGCGCTTCTATTTCCGGTAGCTTTACTACTGAAGAAGCACACGATCTCGCTATCGTACTCCGCGCCGGTTCCTTACCTGCACCGGTTAAAATTCTTGAAGAACGTTCCGTAGGACCTTCCCTTGGTCAGGAATCTATCGATCAGGGCATTACTGCGACACTTATTGGTGGCGCGCTCGTAATGATCTTTATGATGATCTACTACGGCTTCAGCGGTGTTATCGCTAACGTTGTTCTCCTTATGAACATCGTGTTCATCGTTGCTGGTCTTGCTGCATTCGGTGCAACCCTTACATTGCCTGGTATCGCTGGTATCATCCTTACTCTTGGTATGGCTGTTGATGCTAACGTAATTATCTTTGAACGTATCCGCGAAGAACTTCGACGCGGTCTTACTCCGTTCAAAGCAGTCGATGAAGGTTTCTCCAGTGCGACTCTGACAATTTTTGACGCAAACGTAACTACATTGCTTGCGGCAATCATTCTCTACCAGTTCGGCACAGGCCCAATTCGTGGTTTTGCGGTAACGCTTAGCCTCGGTATCTTGGCTTCCATGTTCACAGCTATCTTCTGCGCACGCATCATCTTTGGTCTTTGGATCAATGGTAAGCCGGGCAGAAAGCTCAGCATATAA
- the yajC gene encoding preprotein translocase subunit YajC has translation MFFPEAAWAMGALGGGQTGQEGNPIAAFVPLALMFVIFYFLLIRPQQKRAKEHKALLDNLQKGQTVVTGGGLIGTIVGIKEDVISVDLGETTVNVGRQYISGLKSSTPAADKKAKDGKKK, from the coding sequence ATGTTCTTTCCAGAAGCAGCTTGGGCTATGGGCGCATTAGGCGGTGGCCAGACAGGTCAGGAAGGCAACCCGATTGCGGCCTTCGTACCACTCGCTTTAATGTTTGTTATTTTTTACTTTCTTCTTATCCGTCCTCAGCAGAAAAGAGCGAAAGAGCACAAAGCTCTGTTGGATAATCTCCAGAAAGGCCAGACTGTTGTAACTGGTGGTGGTCTTATCGGCACCATCGTAGGAATCAAAGAAGACGTTATTTCTGTTGATCTTGGTGAAACTACCGTTAACGTAGGTCGCCAGTACATCTCCGGTCTTAAATCTTCTACTCCTGCTGCTGATAAAAAAGCAAAAGACGGTAAAAAGAAATAA
- a CDS encoding glutamate synthase-related protein, with protein MLFKPISQNFSDFVIVRENERCINCEVCVRQCSYEAHYWDDARQCVSHDHTKCVGCHRCEAFCPTGCLTIKKNPADFRDNALWTPTYMKHVYKQGDTGGILLSGMGSPCDKPIYWDNLQLDASQVTNPSIDPLREPMELTTYLGSKPDKVSFEDTPDGPKLTTKIGPQLKLNYPLMFSAMSFGSINLNLHKAMAMAATELGIAYNTGEGGLHPDLYKYGENTIVQVASGRFGVHKDYLNAGSAVEIKIGQGAKPGIGGHLPGEKIDEEVSKTRMCPVGSDAISPAPHHDIYSIEDLLQLIYAIKEATEYKVPVSVKIAAVHNAPAIASGIVRAGADIVVIDGFRGGTGAAPTMIRDNVGIPMELALAAVDNRLRDEGIRNHASLVVAGGVRCSADAIKAIALGADAVYIGTAALVSVGCTLCGRCYTGKCPWGIATNEARLKKRQNPEVAAKRLANLIRAWGHEIQEMLGGMGLNSIESLRGNRDKLRGLGLNEVELDILGVKHAGR; from the coding sequence TTGCTGTTTAAGCCTATCAGTCAGAATTTTAGCGACTTTGTTATCGTTCGTGAAAACGAACGCTGTATCAATTGCGAAGTTTGTGTGCGTCAGTGCTCGTATGAAGCCCATTACTGGGATGATGCTCGTCAGTGCGTGAGCCATGATCATACTAAATGTGTAGGTTGTCACCGTTGTGAAGCATTCTGTCCTACCGGTTGTCTTACTATTAAGAAAAACCCGGCAGACTTCAGAGACAACGCTCTTTGGACTCCTACATATATGAAGCACGTGTACAAGCAGGGCGATACCGGTGGTATTTTGCTTTCCGGCATGGGTTCACCATGTGATAAGCCAATCTACTGGGATAATCTCCAGCTTGACGCAAGTCAGGTAACTAACCCGTCTATTGACCCGCTTCGCGAGCCAATGGAACTCACCACGTACCTTGGCTCTAAGCCAGACAAAGTGAGCTTTGAGGATACACCTGACGGACCGAAACTTACTACTAAGATCGGCCCACAGCTTAAGCTTAACTACCCGCTCATGTTCTCCGCTATGTCTTTTGGTTCAATTAACTTGAACCTGCATAAGGCGATGGCTATGGCTGCTACTGAGCTTGGTATTGCTTACAACACTGGTGAGGGTGGCTTGCACCCTGATTTGTACAAATACGGCGAAAATACCATTGTACAGGTAGCATCAGGTCGATTCGGTGTTCATAAAGATTACTTGAACGCAGGTAGTGCCGTAGAAATTAAAATTGGTCAGGGTGCTAAGCCGGGTATCGGCGGCCACCTGCCAGGTGAAAAGATCGACGAAGAGGTTTCCAAAACCCGTATGTGTCCGGTCGGCTCAGATGCTATTTCTCCTGCGCCTCACCATGATATTTATTCTATTGAAGATTTGCTTCAGCTTATCTACGCAATTAAAGAAGCAACAGAATATAAGGTTCCAGTTTCTGTAAAAATTGCGGCTGTACATAATGCTCCGGCGATCGCTTCCGGTATTGTACGCGCAGGTGCAGATATTGTTGTTATTGACGGATTCAGAGGTGGTACAGGTGCTGCTCCTACCATGATCCGTGATAACGTAGGTATTCCGATGGAACTTGCTCTTGCTGCTGTAGACAACCGTCTGCGTGACGAAGGTATTCGTAACCACGCATCGTTGGTTGTTGCTGGTGGCGTACGTTGCTCTGCGGATGCTATTAAAGCAATCGCTCTGGGCGCGGATGCAGTATACATCGGTACCGCTGCCTTGGTTTCTGTTGGCTGTACTCTTTGCGGACGTTGCTACACTGGTAAATGCCCTTGGGGTATTGCTACCAACGAAGCGCGTCTTAAAAAACGTCAGAATCCAGAAGTTGCTGCTAAGCGTCTTGCGAACCTCATCCGCGCATGGGGACACGAGATTCAGGAAATGCTCGGCGGTATGGGACTCAACTCCATTGAAAGCTTGCGTGGTAACCGCGATAAGCTGCGTGGTCTTGGTCTTAACGAAGTTGAGCTGGACATTCTCGGCGTTAAACACGCAGGACGGTAG